A window of [Ruminococcus] lactaris ATCC 29176 genomic DNA:
CTATACCTCTTTCATTAGATTATTGGATTAAGTTTAAGTTTTTGGTGGTCCGTACCTCCTTTTCTTTTATTTGGTGTTCGTTTTCTTTTGTTGACTATATATTAACTCTCAAAACACGTTTTGTCAATAGAAAATCTGATAAAAAATAAAAGTAATTTAAATTAACAGAAAATAAATGAAAATATAAAAAATATACAGAACTGAAACTGGGCAGTATGCGACTGGATTTTTTAGAACCTTGTCCTTATACTAAAGGATAGAAAAGGGAGGCAATAAAAAGATGAGCAGAAATGAGAGAGTCAGTTGTGAGAGCTGTACTTATTATATTTATGATGAAGACTATGAAAGTTATGTATGTGATAAAAATATGGATGAAGATGAATATATCCGTCTGATGACAGATCGTTATTTCCAGTGTCCATTTTACAGAAATGGTGATGAATATGCAGTTGTCCGTAAGCAGATGTAGCATTCTGCTGATTGTATGGAAAAGAAATCTGTGGTATGATGAATACGAACATACATTCGTAAAGGCGGCATGAAGAAATGATAAAAAAAGAGAATGATTCTATTGTATATGAAAAGGTAATTCCGGCACATGGAGCAGAGTATGTATCATTTCCAGAGTCTATGAGACCGGAGATTGGCGATTATCTCAGATCGCAGGGGATTTCCCGGCTTTACAGTCATCAGGCGGAGATGTTCGTAAGGGCCGGTGAAGGAGAAAGCCTGGTCATCACGACAGCGACAGCAAGTGGCAAAACTTTGAGCTTTTTGCTGCCGGTATTGCAGCAGATTTTAGAGAATCCGCTGACGCGTGCGATTTTTATTTATCCGACGAAAGCACTTGCAAGTGATCAGTATCGGGTATTGGCTCCTGTACTGGAGTATTTTGGAGAGGGGCGTATATCGGCAGGGGTCTATGATGGAGATACGATGCCTGCAGAACGCAGCCGGGTCAGGAAGAGTGCGAATATTATTCTGACGAATCCTGAGATGCTGAATGCAGCTTTCTTGCCTAACCACAGTAAATATGGATTTGATTTTATATTTGCCAATCTGAATTATATCGTGATTGATGAATTGCATAGCTACAGAGGAGCATTTGGCGGGCATCTTGCCAATATTTTCCGCAGAATGAAACGGATCTGCGGATATTATCATTCCGATCCACAATTTTTATGCAGTTCAGCGACGATTGCAAATCCGGTGGAGCTGGCAGAGAAGATTTGTGGAATAACCCCGGGGCTGATCGAGCGAGATGGCTCACCGGCACCGGAAAAGGTATACAAGATCCTGCAGCCACCGGAGATAAAAGGAGCGAATGATAAAGTATATGGAAGATATTCGGCTTCAAGTGTGGTGAAAGAGCTGATCCCGAAGCTTGTGGAAAAGGGAGAACAGTTTCTTGTATTTACACATAGTCGAAGAGCGGTGGAAGTTATTTTAAAGGAATCGAGAGACCGGTTGGAAGACGCCGGATTTTTGGGAGAAAAGGGGCAGACGGACAAAATCGCCGGGTATCGTGGAGGTTATACTCCATTGGAGCGGCGTGAGATCGAGCGAAAGATGATGGCAGGAGAGCTGACAGGCCTGATCTGTACGAATGCACTGGAACTGGGAATTGATATTGGAAAACTGGATTGTACAGTGCTGGTAGGATATCCGGGGACAAGAGCTTCTTTTTGGCAGCAGACAGGACGGGCGGGAAGATGTGGCAGGAGGTGTGTCAATTATCTGATTTTGGAGAATCAGCCGTTCGATCAGTATATTGCAATTTCACCTGACTGGCTTTTTGAAGGCAGAAGTGAAAATGCAATCGTAGATCCGGATAATCTGCTGATCGAGCTTGCACATATACGTGCGGCAGCAGCGGAGATGCCACTGTCTCTGGATGATGTTGCGTTGTTCCCGGATTTGGGAGAGATCATCCCGGTTCTTTTAAATGCACAGGAACTGAAAAGTCTGGCGGGACGTTTTTCATGGGCAGGGCCGGCATTCCCTGCCGGAGATTACAGTCTCAGGAATATGGACAGGACGAGATACAAGCTGATCATATATCCAAGTATGGAGCATCTGAGAAATGTGCAGGAGAAAAGGAAAGGCTCTCTTTTTAACGGAAAGGAAATTACTGAGATGGACGAGTCGCAGGCTTTTCATGAGCTGCACCCGGGAGCGGTGTATCTGCATGACGGTGAGCAGTATGAGGTGCTGAAGCTGGATCTGGTTTCAAGAACTGCACTGGCAGTACCATTTTATGGAAATTATTATACAGTTCCATCCGGCACAGAGGATACAAGAATTTTGCAGACCTTCCAAAAAGAAACTTTTAAAAGAATAAAGAAATGTTTTGGTGACATAAACGTAAATGAAGTGATTTCGATGTATAAGAAACTTCAGTTTCATAATCATCAGAATCTGGGATATGTGTCGCTGACGAGGCCATTACAGAAAGATTACGATACAGAGAGTACCTGGATTGAAATCCCGGAGAATATTGTGGATACATACCAGAGGCTCCTTGTGCCAGATCAAAGAGGAGAACTTGTTCTGAATAATCATTTTGAGGGAATTTCCTATGCAATCAAGAATGCAGCTATGATGGTGACAATGACAGAAAAAGATGACATCGGAGTGATTCTTTCAAATAATGCGTTGATTCCCGGAGCAGAAAGAGGACGAAAGGTATCCTTATTTATTTATGATAAGTATGAAGGCGGTCTTGGTTATGCTGAGAAAATTTATGATCTGATGGAACAGATCATTCATCAGGCAATCGAGCAGGTTGAACATTGTCCGTGTAAGGACGGATGTCCGGTCTGCGTAGGAAATTATACACTGGATAAAAAGACAGTGCTGTGGGGGCTGAAGAATTTTATAGAAGAGAGTGAATCTCCGGTATCTATATCAAAGCAGTCAGAATTGGCAGAGATGAACAGACCGGGAATAAAGAAAGAATATTCATTTGAAATGCTGGAAGAAAAATGGGATGAGTTCTGTGAGAAGTTAAAAAGGAGCGGAGAATCGGGAGCTGCGTTTTTAAGTATGGTAAAGAAAGTGGAAGTAAAAGAGGAGCGTCTGCTCCTGCAGGTTGAAAATTCATTTTATGAAGGATGGCTGCAGGAATGGGAGAATCTGCGGGAAGTAGAGCGTCTGCTCCGTTCGTATGTGATCTGTCCGGCAGATATGAGGATTGAGATTCAGTCAGAGACAGACTGGGAGCGGGTGAAAAAGATCCGTGGAAAATTAAATCGAAGGTATGGAAACGATGAAATTTGAAGAAGAATGGAGTTTCCTGAATCCCTATCAGATGACAGCAGTTCTTGATGAGAGTCCGGCATGTGTTGTGAATGCAAATGTCGGAAGCGGAAAGACAACTGTTCTGATCGCAAAGATACTGTATTTATATCAGGTGAAGCAGATACAGCCGGAAGAAATGATTGTTCTGACTTTTACGAATAAAGCAGCAGATGAGATAAAAGAACGACTCATAGCAAAAGAAAAGTTTTTAAAAAAAGAAAAAAATGACGAAGAACCAAGGCTGGACGGATTTGGTACATTTCATAGTGTAGCTCTATGGATGCTGAGAGAAAAGCTGGAAGTTGAAAAAGCTGGATGGAGAAAAGATTTTACTGTCATGGCACCGGATGAAGAAGAAGATCTTGCATTAACTCTGACCGCAGAATACGGATTGAAAATAAAATATAAGAACCGCCTGAAGAAGCGGCTGGAGCAGGAATATCAATGGTATCTTGAAGGACGACCGATACCGAGATACAAAGATGATTTGTTCAAATTGTATCCAATAATTGAATCCGAAAAAAAGAAGCAGAATAAGATGACTTTTTCGGATTTGCTGCGTGTCAGTACGCTTTTATTGAAAGAGCAGGATGCTTTTATCCCTAAGTGGATCATTGTCGATGAAGTGCAGGACAGTGATAAGATGCAGATGGAATTTCTGGAGGCTTTGAAAGGCAGGGAGACGAAGCTGTTTGCAGTAGGAGATCCGAATCAGGTGATTTATAGCTGGCGTGGGACAGGAGAGAATATGTTCTTTTTATTAAAGCACCGATTTGAGGCGAAAGAATATTCTCTCCCGGTGAATTACCGTTCTAATGCATTGATCCTGGGAGCAGCGAATCATTTCCTTCAGTTTGGCAGTCAGATCCGGGCGAGCAGAGAAAAAGGCGAGAAGATCAAAATTGTTAATTATTATGATCCTTTTCAGGAGGCAGAGGAACTTGAGTTGCGGATAAGAGAGCTGAAGGAGCAGGGACTGACATATCGGGAGATGGCGGTGTTTTATCGGTTACAGCGTCAGGTGGATGTGCTTGCAAAAGTGTTTGAACGTCAGGGGATTCCATATGAAGTTTCCGTAAAAAAGAGCCTACATGATATTCCGGTATTGAACTGGTTTGTCAGAGTATTGAGATTCTGTGTAAATCCATTGGATGAGCAGTCCGGGATTGCAGCAGTCGCAGATAAAGAATTTGGCGAGTTTGGAATGACGCGGAAAAAGGCAGAAAAAATCATAAAAGAGAAAAAGCTGTCCGAGAGTCTGCTTTATGAACAGATGACCGGATTTCAGGCATGGGTAGTGGATAACTTTGGGAAATTCATGAAAGAAGGTGAAAAAGAGCAGAAAATCTTTGAATATTTTCACTTAAAAGAGTTCCTGCGTCCTACGGTGGAGAGCTATACTGAAAATGTCAAAAAAATAAAGAGCTTTTTAAAGCAGTTATGTTCATATTGCGGTTCGATTGATTTCCGGGGGCATCTGAGGGAATTTCTGAATAGTTCAGAGCTTTATGGATTAAAGATGGAAGCAGGAGAAAAAGAAGTAGGAGCAGAAATGAATCCTGAAGACCGGAAAGATGCAGTACAGCTTATGACGCTGCATGCATCCAAAGGTCTGGAATTTGATACGGTCTTTCTGATTGGTGTGAATCCCGGTCTGATCCCGCTTCATTCAAAAAATTATGAACAGGAAGAAGAGGAACGACGGTTGTTTTTTGTGGGGATTACCCGTGCAAAGAACCGCTTGGAACTTTCCTGGTATACGAATCCGGGTGAACCGGGGATAGCGGGTGAGGAAAGCCGTTATCTGAAAATGATTCCGCAGGAGCTGTTGGAGGGAATGCCGGATGAAAAAGAAAGATGGGCTAACCTGCAGCAGTTAAAGAAGGAAGTTCAGGAAAAAGCTCAGGAAAAAGTTCAGGAAAAAGCTCAGGAAAAAGCTCAGGAAAAAGTTCAGGAAAAAGCTCAGGAAAAAGTTCAGGAAAAAGCTCAGAAAGAAGTTCAGGAAAAAGAGCAGAAAGAACTTCGGACAGAACTTCGGCAGGAAGTAAAACTGGAAGATCAACAGGAACAGGCTGACATGCGGGCTGGCATACAGGCGGTGGTGCAGGTAAGGCATCCGAAGTATGGTGTCGGAGTGTTAAGATCGGAAGATGATCTGATGGTTGAGGCAGAGTTTGACGGATACGGAGTGAAGCAGTTCCTGAAAGCATTTGGTGAAGTCGAGATAATAGGATGAGTGAAATACAAAGGAAGTGAGTAAAATGAATGAAGCCACGCAACAAAATCGTTTATTTGACAATAAAAAACTGGCTGCACTTCTAATTCCACTGGCAGTAGATCAGCTCCTTAATTCATTTATGGGAACTGTGGATACACTGGTAGTCAGTAATCTTGGCTCAGCAGCGATTTCAGCAGTTTCACTGGTAGATTCGATCAATATCCTGATTGTTCAGGCTTTCTTTGCACTGGCATCAGGTGGAACAGTTGTGTGTTCCCATTACCTTGGATGTGGAAAAAAGGAGCATGCACAGGAGGCAGCAAGACAGTTGGTTTTCATTACGTTCGTATTGTCGGTGATGATTGCTGGAATGTGTCTTTTATTCAATGGTCCGATGTTGGCACTGATCTTTGGAAAAGTAGAGAGTGCGGTTATGGTGAATGCCAAAAAGTATTTTTTCTTTTCTGCAATCTCGTATCCATTTATCGCATTATATGATGATGGATCGTGCATCCTGAGGGCACAGGAGAACAGTCGTTTGCCGATGCTGATCTCGGTTATTTCAAATATCCTGAATATTATTCTGAATCTGTTATTTGTATGGGTGTTCCATTGGGGTGTTGCAGGTTCGGCAACTGCAACGATGCTGGCACGTATGTTCAGTATGGTTACAGTGCTGGTAAAACTGAGGAATCCACAGTTGGAGATCCAGTTGAGAAAGTATTTTACCATCCGGCCTGACTGGGATGAGATTAAAAGAATCCTGAGGATTGGTGTGCCGTCGGGGGTGGAGAACAGTATGTTCCAGTTTGGAAAGCTTGCGATTCAGTCGACTGTATCGCTGATGGGAACTGCGGCTATCGCTGCACAGGGAATGGCGAGTATCATTGAAAATTTGAACGGAATTATGGGAATCGGAATAGGAATCGGTCTTATGACCGTTGTGGGGGAAACTCTTGGAGCAGGAAGAAAGGAGGAGGCCGTTTATTATGTAAAGAAATTATGTATTGTTTCCGAAGTAGTGATCATTGCATCCTGTCTGCTTTTGTATGCTTTAGTTCGTCCGATTACCTATTTTGGAGGTATGGAGCCTGAAAGTGCAAAAATGTGTATTTTTATGGTAACGTGCATAACCATTATAAAGCCATTGATCTGGGTCATGGCTTTTGTTCCGGCATATGGATTCAGGGCAGCCGGGGATGTGAAGTTTACAATGACAGTTTCAATGCTTACGATGTGGTTATGCCGGGTGACACTCTCGATTGTTCTTGCCAGAGTCTTTGGCTTTGGACCAATCGCAGTATGGATCGGTATGTTCAGTGACTGGGCATTGAGAGGAGTGATCTTTACGATCCGGTTCAGAAATCGTAAATGGCTGAATCATCATGTGATTTAAAAGCAATTATAAAGCCTTAATCACAGATCCAGCCATTGAGTCAGATTGTTTGCAAAAGATCGAGCAGACGCTGGTTCTCTTCCGGCATCTGAATACAGAACCGTACATATTCACCCTCCAGGCACTGGAAAGAAGAGCAGTCCCGGATCATAAGTCCCTTTTGAATGCAACGTTCAAATACATCGAAAGAGGTAATCCCGTCTTTCAGAATCTTTACCAGCAGGAAGTTGGCATAGGCCGGATAGATTTTGAAAGTCGGGAGTTTTTTTATGGTTTCGTACATCTTCTGACGTTCGGAAAGAATCAGGTTTCGGGTCTGCTGATAATAGTCGTGATCCTGAAAAAGCATTTCTCCGGCGAAAGCACCGAGGCTGTTCAGTGACCATGGAATCTGTTTTTCACGCATGGTCTTCAGAAATTCACTGTTCCCGGTGATTCCATATCCGAACCGCATTCCCGGGGCGGCATAGAATTTGGAAACTCCCCGGAGTACCATCAGATTGGAAAATTGCTTCGTAAGAGGAACAGCAGTAATTGCTGAAATATCCGGTGCAAATTCAACATAAGTTTCATCTATCATTACAAAGATATTTTTCCGTTTACAAAATGCAAGTAATTCTTTTAATTCATCCCGAAAAATAGCGGAAGAAGTCGGGTTATTTGGATTGCAGATAATGAGAAAATCATATCCATCCGAGAGAGTATGGAAAAGATCCTCCAGATCTGGTCTGAAGTCAGAAGTCTCCTGCAAATGGTAATAATCCTGAGTACTTCCGGAAAAGGTGAGTTCTCTGGAATATTCTGAATAAGTAGGACCGAGAATCAGAGTATGCTTTGGGGCACGAGCTTCGATCAGCAAAGCAATCAGTTCACTGGAGCCATTTCCCGGAAGAATATAATCGGCAGGAACATCACAATAATTAGAAAGAACATTACGCAGAGACAGATACTCGCGGTCAGGATAACTGGAAAATAAATCTGCATGGGTGGCGACCGCTTCTTTTACAGAGGCAGGAAGTCCAAGCGGATTTACATTTCCGGCAAAGTTGACGATAGCTTCTTTTTTTATATGGTAACAGGCACTGATCTTTTCAATGTCACTTCCGTGAAATACGGGGTTGGTTGTCTGATTATTCATGATTTATGCTCCTAAAAATTATTTTGTCTCAAATAAAATACCAAGGGTATTTGGACCGCAGTGGCTTGAAATCGTACAACAGGCAGTTGTCACATGGATCTCAGCGAAGTCTTTTTCAGCTTTGAGGGCTTCTTTTACAAGATGGATATATTCTGCAGCAATTCCCGAATGTGTAATGAAGATAAAAGACGGATCGATATCTGGATGTGCGGCCAGTTGATCTTTTACATATTTTACGAGAACCTTATCCAGTGAACCCCGATATTTTTTACCGACTTTCATACTGCCGTCGGCATTATTTACCTCAATA
This region includes:
- a CDS encoding DUF6472 family protein; amino-acid sequence: MSRNERVSCESCTYYIYDEDYESYVCDKNMDEDEYIRLMTDRYFQCPFYRNGDEYAVVRKQM
- a CDS encoding MATE family efflux transporter, with translation MNEATQQNRLFDNKKLAALLIPLAVDQLLNSFMGTVDTLVVSNLGSAAISAVSLVDSINILIVQAFFALASGGTVVCSHYLGCGKKEHAQEAARQLVFITFVLSVMIAGMCLLFNGPMLALIFGKVESAVMVNAKKYFFFSAISYPFIALYDDGSCILRAQENSRLPMLISVISNILNIILNLLFVWVFHWGVAGSATATMLARMFSMVTVLVKLRNPQLEIQLRKYFTIRPDWDEIKRILRIGVPSGVENSMFQFGKLAIQSTVSLMGTAAIAAQGMASIIENLNGIMGIGIGIGLMTVVGETLGAGRKEEAVYYVKKLCIVSEVVIIASCLLLYALVRPITYFGGMEPESAKMCIFMVTCITIIKPLIWVMAFVPAYGFRAAGDVKFTMTVSMLTMWLCRVTLSIVLARVFGFGPIAVWIGMFSDWALRGVIFTIRFRNRKWLNHHVI
- a CDS encoding pyridoxal phosphate-dependent aminotransferase; protein product: MNNQTTNPVFHGSDIEKISACYHIKKEAIVNFAGNVNPLGLPASVKEAVATHADLFSSYPDREYLSLRNVLSNYCDVPADYILPGNGSSELIALLIEARAPKHTLILGPTYSEYSRELTFSGSTQDYYHLQETSDFRPDLEDLFHTLSDGYDFLIICNPNNPTSSAIFRDELKELLAFCKRKNIFVMIDETYVEFAPDISAITAVPLTKQFSNLMVLRGVSKFYAAPGMRFGYGITGNSEFLKTMREKQIPWSLNSLGAFAGEMLFQDHDYYQQTRNLILSERQKMYETIKKLPTFKIYPAYANFLLVKILKDGITSFDVFERCIQKGLMIRDCSSFQCLEGEYVRFCIQMPEENQRLLDLLQTI
- a CDS encoding ATP-dependent helicase translates to MKFEEEWSFLNPYQMTAVLDESPACVVNANVGSGKTTVLIAKILYLYQVKQIQPEEMIVLTFTNKAADEIKERLIAKEKFLKKEKNDEEPRLDGFGTFHSVALWMLREKLEVEKAGWRKDFTVMAPDEEEDLALTLTAEYGLKIKYKNRLKKRLEQEYQWYLEGRPIPRYKDDLFKLYPIIESEKKKQNKMTFSDLLRVSTLLLKEQDAFIPKWIIVDEVQDSDKMQMEFLEALKGRETKLFAVGDPNQVIYSWRGTGENMFFLLKHRFEAKEYSLPVNYRSNALILGAANHFLQFGSQIRASREKGEKIKIVNYYDPFQEAEELELRIRELKEQGLTYREMAVFYRLQRQVDVLAKVFERQGIPYEVSVKKSLHDIPVLNWFVRVLRFCVNPLDEQSGIAAVADKEFGEFGMTRKKAEKIIKEKKLSESLLYEQMTGFQAWVVDNFGKFMKEGEKEQKIFEYFHLKEFLRPTVESYTENVKKIKSFLKQLCSYCGSIDFRGHLREFLNSSELYGLKMEAGEKEVGAEMNPEDRKDAVQLMTLHASKGLEFDTVFLIGVNPGLIPLHSKNYEQEEEERRLFFVGITRAKNRLELSWYTNPGEPGIAGEESRYLKMIPQELLEGMPDEKERWANLQQLKKEVQEKAQEKVQEKAQEKAQEKVQEKAQEKVQEKAQKEVQEKEQKELRTELRQEVKLEDQQEQADMRAGIQAVVQVRHPKYGVGVLRSEDDLMVEAEFDGYGVKQFLKAFGEVEIIG
- a CDS encoding DEAD/DEAH box helicase codes for the protein MIKKENDSIVYEKVIPAHGAEYVSFPESMRPEIGDYLRSQGISRLYSHQAEMFVRAGEGESLVITTATASGKTLSFLLPVLQQILENPLTRAIFIYPTKALASDQYRVLAPVLEYFGEGRISAGVYDGDTMPAERSRVRKSANIILTNPEMLNAAFLPNHSKYGFDFIFANLNYIVIDELHSYRGAFGGHLANIFRRMKRICGYYHSDPQFLCSSATIANPVELAEKICGITPGLIERDGSPAPEKVYKILQPPEIKGANDKVYGRYSASSVVKELIPKLVEKGEQFLVFTHSRRAVEVILKESRDRLEDAGFLGEKGQTDKIAGYRGGYTPLERREIERKMMAGELTGLICTNALELGIDIGKLDCTVLVGYPGTRASFWQQTGRAGRCGRRCVNYLILENQPFDQYIAISPDWLFEGRSENAIVDPDNLLIELAHIRAAAAEMPLSLDDVALFPDLGEIIPVLLNAQELKSLAGRFSWAGPAFPAGDYSLRNMDRTRYKLIIYPSMEHLRNVQEKRKGSLFNGKEITEMDESQAFHELHPGAVYLHDGEQYEVLKLDLVSRTALAVPFYGNYYTVPSGTEDTRILQTFQKETFKRIKKCFGDINVNEVISMYKKLQFHNHQNLGYVSLTRPLQKDYDTESTWIEIPENIVDTYQRLLVPDQRGELVLNNHFEGISYAIKNAAMMVTMTEKDDIGVILSNNALIPGAERGRKVSLFIYDKYEGGLGYAEKIYDLMEQIIHQAIEQVEHCPCKDGCPVCVGNYTLDKKTVLWGLKNFIEESESPVSISKQSELAEMNRPGIKKEYSFEMLEEKWDEFCEKLKRSGESGAAFLSMVKKVEVKEERLLLQVENSFYEGWLQEWENLREVERLLRSYVICPADMRIEIQSETDWERVKKIRGKLNRRYGNDEI